The genomic DNA aacaattatCTTTCATTTTGAAATGATAAAGTAATTATTTCCATGATTATACATTACATGTATATACATTCTCTTAAAGAAATTCTACGGTTTTATATAGTTATATCCAAAGATGTTGAGGCAAGCTCAATGTGACTGCTTGCTAGCTAGGCACTGTAAGTAGTGACTTGTCAACTTATACATTTACAAGCTAGGTGCCTTGTTAAAAGGCCCAGTTATATGTCCAGTAGTATTCAAAATCGATTACCAGGCGACGTATGTACATTAGTCATTTGTTGTTATAATGTGGATGGCTTTTCTCAGCTTTATCACAAATGAAAAGCTGTGGGTTGCAACATTATTGCAAAGCTTATGTCATACTGGGTATTTTCCAGAGTGAATTGCTGCAGACGTTTGTCTTGGAGAGATAATTGTGTGCATTCTTTGAAGTTGTACTCATTAACTTTCCCAggtaaatgaattattttttttctcataagaTGGTTAATATGATGTGCTttttggccttaaaggagaacgaaaggtaATTTACACcggagggtgccaaaagttaagcagcccaagtgattatatttacttacctgacactccgggccggtgctcctatcagaagaaaactgcactggctcagGAGTTTTCCAACAAACACcacccctgggctggtgcagttttctgctgataggagcacttggGGaagcttttggcacccccaagtataaattgtctttccttctcctttaaatacaaattgAACATTTTTGTTAAACACCTGCACCAAAAGCAAGAATCCCCCCAATTTCTACAGTTTTCTGCACATTGAAGGTATACAGCAATTTTTATTGTACACACCTTTATGTTGAATATTTTATCTTTCCTACTATACCATGTGGAATCTAAGACCCACAATGCCtgcatttgttttctaaaaactgcatgcaatatttaataaataaacagctttattttctctttgaagCAATTAGCGAAGTCGGAGAAGTGCATATATGCAGTTTTATTATGAAgttgtaaaatatacaaaaagttcTTGAGCATTCGCATATCTCATATGCCAATATTGTTAGTAAGTAAAGTCCACTTATTTCCACAGTTATtgttttttgtgaataaaacttCCAAATTTTTGCATAAACCTGCCAAACTTATTCTCATTAGGTTGTATAGAATTATACCCTGGAGAATTGTAACCAAGTGTGTTATTGGGTCTGTTATAAGTATTCATCACCCCTTTGCTTTGGTAATCTGAAATGTGAACATTACTGTTGTGTACAGGCATAGAGTTTTCTAATTTACAAAAAGGTTCGAAACGACTATACACCCTTCTCTCATTTACTCTAGCATGATTAACCTCCTCTTGAGGGGTGGGTTGTGAAAACATATTCCTTTGCTGTAAATCTGTTTGTTGCATCCCCCTGTGCTGTGAGTGCCTTAGATGCATTTCTCTCTGCACCATAGAAGGAATTTCGTTGTGTTGTGGCATTTCCCTTGGTAATACCTCTGTCTGTGGATTCCAAGaaggatctctttgtacagaggATTGCATTAAACTTCTATATGTGCCATATGCCCTGGTGTCTTGATACTGAATCTGCTCTGTATTAAATCGTGGTGTAGACGCATCTCCTGTTTTTTCAGTAATAATCATTTCGGGGGTTTCTGTTACTTGGTTGGCTTCTTCACAAATGGTCCTTGGAGATTTAGGGGGGACTGTGCAAATGCtttctttacttttatttaaGCTAAATTGGGAAGCAGAGagttttaatttgtcttttttaggTGAGATATTTTTTGTGTCAGGCTTTTTTAGATTTCCCTGTTCGTTGCCTTCAGAAATTAAGGTATCAGAACTACTGCACATTCTATGAAAAGCCGGCGTTTTACTTTTggagatattttcttttttctcaggTGCCAGATTCAGAAGAGATTTCAGTTTTTGTGATCCCTTTTTAAGGAAATTGGGGGAgcctttgctttctttctttgttgGTGAATGGCCATTGTGGTCTTCCTGACTGGCTACATCTAACGATTCTGATGATATTGCTTGAGTAACAAGAGAAGACTGTGATTTACTGTTTGTATTTTCATCAATATGGTGTGAAGTATTTTCTAGATTTGGAGTGCTAGTAAAGTTCAAAGTATTCTCCTGCAGAGTGGATTCAGGTTTTCTCCTAACCAACGAATTATAAATGTAGTTTGGTGGCACTATGGTGTTATTTTGAGCTCCATTTACTTTTCTGCGTTCAAAGAGAGGCAAACTTCTCCTCTTGAAAAGGTTATCATTCTGTTTATTAGTAGGTTCAGTCTGATTGTTTGTACACAGACCTCTGTACAAGTAACTCGTTGGTCCTATATTAGAAGTGTAAGTTGAACCAAGTCTTGAACTTTCGGGAACATGCAGACTATGCCTTTTTAAAGCATCATGATGAGTAGTGtgttggttttcataatttatacatttattttgatcCATATTATCGGAGAACCTGCTAATATGCGTTGACGGTGATGATGGTATTGGTGTAAGGCTACCCTGGGAGTCAACTATAGTGGAATTTGAATGGGAGGAGCCAGTGGTACAACTGTTTGCTTCCATTTGTTCAGACAATGTAGTATTATATAAGAGTGAAGAGCGAAGCCGGGAATTGCTGTAAAGAGAGTTATCAGTAATGCTTTCAGTTCCTTCAGATGCTTCATTTCTCTCACTAAATGTGTCATTTGAATCAGGAGGGACATTTGAATGATCATTTAAGTATGATTCTATTCTCCAGTTTCTTAGAAATGATTTTGTGGTGCGTTCCAATGTTGGCATTCTTTGTTGTACAGATCGTATGTGATTATCAGCACCGTGGAAAGACCTTCGGACATTTCTCTCAGATAGGTTTGGAACTATTCTCTGTGTTAGTCGGGTTGCAAAACTTTGTGTAGATCCATTGTAGTTACTTAAATAGCCACCCCTTGATGAAGACCCAATGCTAGCAACATCTACTTGTCTATTCCAGGTAGCAGGGGCATTATTCATTCTATTGTTATTTGCTCTATTTAGCATCATATAAGGTGACATCTCTGTTTTGTCCCCTGCAGCAT from Xenopus laevis strain J_2021 chromosome 5S, Xenopus_laevis_v10.1, whole genome shotgun sequence includes the following:
- the fam83b.S gene encoding protein FAM83B is translated as MESLSMLSSLHDEVKLENCLEPHYKECYRMAIDALLEGGIDLYKDFLQKERATEFLAEDELNYITNHIHKPSESVDNSQGDVTDDNSSSGTYWPLESDVEAPNLDLGWPYVAPSQVGTTDINLYFHPPRGHPFTIKEMIRRMIKEAKQVIAIVMDMFTDVDIFRELVEASSRGVPIYLLLDDINFPHFLKMTEKQGVQMQRLRNLRVRTVKGQDYFSKSGAKFSGKMDQKFLLVDCEKVMYGTYSFMWSYEKIHLSMVQIITGKLVESFDEEFRTIYARSCIPAAFGSEELVSGKLKKIPFENGTYQSSMSSLLSASSQRSLFGRKEHALDSTYLKPRTRFLNNEDDTFGMRNAAYRPHQLGFNVQSKIQPFQQFERHDNWKRHSYAAGDKTEMSPYMMLNRANNNRMNNAPATWNRQVDVASIGSSSRGGYLSNYNGSTQSFATRLTQRIVPNLSERNVRRSFHGADNHIRSVQQRMPTLERTTKSFLRNWRIESYLNDHSNVPPDSNDTFSERNEASEGTESITDNSLYSNSRLRSSLLYNTTLSEQMEANSCTTGSSHSNSTIVDSQGSLTPIPSSPSTHISRFSDNMDQNKCINYENQHTTHHDALKRHSLHVPESSRLGSTYTSNIGPTSYLYRGLCTNNQTEPTNKQNDNLFKRRSLPLFERRKVNGAQNNTIVPPNYIYNSLVRRKPESTLQENTLNFTSTPNLENTSHHIDENTNSKSQSSLVTQAISSESLDVASQEDHNGHSPTKKESKGSPNFLKKGSQKLKSLLNLAPEKKENISKSKTPAFHRMCSSSDTLISEGNEQGNLKKPDTKNISPKKDKLKLSASQFSLNKSKESICTVPPKSPRTICEEANQVTETPEMIITEKTGDASTPRFNTEQIQYQDTRAYGTYRSLMQSSVQRDPSWNPQTEVLPREMPQHNEIPSMVQREMHLRHSQHRGMQQTDLQQRNMFSQPTPQEEVNHARVNERRVYSRFEPFCKLENSMPVHNSNVHISDYQSKGVMNTYNRPNNTLGYNSPGYNSIQPNENKFGRFMQKFGSFIHKKQ